The proteins below are encoded in one region of Sulfolobus sp. A20:
- a CDS encoding VWA domain-containing protein: MTLSLRVNTSHKYSYNADVRYVFKVLLVPEKLGSASGFHYIIVLDTSGSMAGYKIELAKQGAIELFKRIPKGNKVSFITFSSTVNVVKEFVDPSDMTEEIQNISAGGQTVLYTALLSANNIAKKYNIPAYILLLTDGNPTDETNLDNYLKVKYYDRLQIHSFGVGDDYNEQLLQKISDKTGGVMYHVSDPSEIPQKLPQKAVTQIAAKNVTVDITSEGAVKLLNYASLPVKINGIENVVKILGETILPANYEGNFLTVRVTYEDPVTSKQESLLQVVQVRKATDQNTFVSSLDEDLLNEYRYYELLDKYAKQVQAEQLVEATRTLTQMNQIAQQTRRLDFIETTRRLSENLETTKRLGSIEQTKRLSKEVTSEVTRKLREG; the protein is encoded by the coding sequence TGACTCTCTCATTAAGGGTAAATACTAGTCACAAGTATTCGTATAATGCAGATGTTAGGTATGTCTTTAAAGTTTTATTAGTTCCGGAAAAATTGGGGTCAGCGTCTGGCTTTCATTACATTATAGTGTTGGATACTAGTGGGTCAATGGCTGGATATAAGATAGAATTAGCAAAACAAGGTGCAATTGAGCTATTTAAACGTATACCTAAAGGGAATAAAGTTTCATTCATAACTTTTTCCTCAACAGTTAATGTAGTTAAGGAATTTGTTGATCCATCTGATATGACTGAGGAGATACAGAATATAAGCGCTGGAGGTCAGACCGTTCTTTATACAGCATTACTCAGTGCAAACAATATTGCTAAGAAATATAACATTCCTGCTTATATATTGTTATTGACGGACGGTAATCCGACTGATGAAACCAACCTGGATAACTATCTTAAAGTGAAATATTATGATAGGCTTCAGATTCATTCCTTTGGTGTTGGTGATGATTATAATGAACAACTACTCCAAAAAATTAGCGATAAAACGGGAGGAGTAATGTATCATGTATCTGATCCCTCAGAGATCCCACAAAAGTTGCCCCAGAAAGCCGTAACCCAAATAGCGGCAAAAAATGTTACAGTTGACATAACTTCTGAAGGGGCAGTAAAACTATTGAATTATGCTAGTCTGCCGGTTAAGATTAATGGAATAGAAAATGTAGTAAAGATTCTAGGGGAGACCATATTGCCAGCAAACTATGAGGGAAACTTCCTAACAGTAAGAGTAACTTATGAAGATCCCGTTACAAGTAAGCAAGAGTCACTATTGCAAGTAGTTCAAGTTAGGAAAGCTACTGACCAAAACACGTTTGTTTCCTCTTTAGATGAGGATTTATTAAATGAGTATAGATACTATGAGCTCTTAGACAAATACGCAAAGCAAGTTCAAGCAGAACAATTAGTAGAAGCTACTAGAACTTTAACACAAATGAACCAAATAGCTCAACAAACTAGGAGACTTGACTTCATAGAGACTACCAGAAGACTCTCAGAGAACTTAGAGACAACTAAAAGGTTAGGCTCAATAGAACAGACTAAGAGACTATCAAAAGAGGTAACTAGTGAAGTGACAAGAAAGCTTAGGGAAGGATAA